One genomic segment of Primulina tabacum isolate GXHZ01 chromosome 9, ASM2559414v2, whole genome shotgun sequence includes these proteins:
- the LOC142556809 gene encoding aluminum-activated malate transporter 12-like isoform X2, with translation MISIAKGENKNVFVSFVSSFLEEMKTKRVIHSIKVGMALVLVSLLYLLNPLFKQVGENAMWAIMTVVVVFEFYTGATLGKGINRGIGTVLGGGLGCLAAILADQIGGIGNHVTVGFSVFIFGAGATYCRTVPRIKRRYDYGALIFMLTFNLVVVSGIRVEKVVELARDRLATIGMGFAICMIISLFIYPIWASDELHYSMASRFNKLSTSFQGCLDEYFTITNEKENKQETDGAYIEACKAVLNSKSNDEALANFAKWEPWHGKFGLNYPWNKYLEIGEYLRELGALVLSLQQCIQSPKQPTSMQRQTMKEPCEILIISVGFILKELGENMKKMNRCQAKTLLSPNLQSLNLQFTPLCSSSKIGGILQTDEVHLAVASFSFLLMQIVERVEILAKKVEELGELAEFSPPNPNAKYEFIS, from the exons atgataaGCATTGCAAAGGGAGAAAACAAGAATGTATTTGTGTCATTTGTTTCCTCATTTCTTGAGGAAATGAAGACTAAAAGAGTGATCCATAGCATCAAAGTTGGGATGGCATTGGTTTTGGTTTCCCTTCTGTATTTGCTCAATCCTCTATTCAAGCAAGTTGGGGAAAATGCTATGTGGGCTATCATGACGGTGGTTGTCGTCTTCGAATTTTACACGG GCGCTACGTTAGGCAAAGGGATCAATCGTGGGATTGGAACTGTGTTAGGTGGTGGATTGGGGTGTTTGGCTGCTATCTTGGCTGATCAAATTGGAGGGATTGGCAATCATGTCACTGTCGGGTTTTcagtttttatctttg GGGCTGGAGCAACATATTGTAGAACGGTCCCAAGAATCAAGAGAAGGTATGATTACGGAGCCTTGATTTTCATGCTCACTTTCAACTTGGTGGTGGTTTCCGGGATCCGGGTGGAGAAGGTGGTGGAGCTGGCCCGTGACCGCCTCGCTACAATCGGCATGGGTTTCGCTATATGTATGATCATCAGTTTGTTCATATATCCCATATGGGCGAGTGATGAATTACATTACTCAATGGCTTCAAGGTTTAATAAACTTTCAACAAGTTTTCAAG GTTGTTTAGATGAATATTTCACAATCACAAATGAGAAGGAAAACAAACAAGAGACTGACGGCGCTTACATCGAAGCTTGCAAGGCAGTTTTGAACTCTAAATCCAATGATGAAGCATTG GCAAATTTTGCAAAATGGGAGCCTTGGCATGGGAAATTTGGGCTAAATTATCCATGGAATAAATACTTGGAAATAGGAGAGTATCTAAGAGAACTTGGTGCACTGGTTCTTTCtttgcaacaatgtattcaatCTCCCAAGCAG CCAACATCAATGCAAAGGCAAACTATGAAGGAACCGTGTGAAATTTTGATTATATCAGTTGGATTTATATTGAAAGAGCTTGGAGAAAACATGAAGAAAATGAATCGTTGCCAAGCCAAGACTCTCCTATCTCCAAACCTGCAATCTCTGAATTTACAATTTACCCCACTATGTTCCTCATCCAAGATTGGTGGAATTCTTCAAACAGATGAAGTTCATCTTGCTGTTGCCAGCTTCAGTTTCTTGTTGATGCAAATCGTGGAAAGGGTCGAAATATTAGCCAAAAAAGTGGAAGAACTTGGGGAGTTGGCTGAATTTTCACCACCAAATCCCAATGCAAAGTATGAGTTCATTtcttga
- the LOC142556809 gene encoding aluminum-activated malate transporter 2-like isoform X1, which translates to MISIAKGENKNVFVSFVSSFLEEMKTKRVIHSIKVGMALVLVSLLYLLNPLFKQVGENAMWAIMTVVVVFEFYTGATLGKGINRGIGTVLGGGLGCLAAILADQIGGIGNHVTVGFSVFIFGAGATYCRTVPRIKRRYDYGALIFMLTFNLVVVSGIRVEKVVELARDRLATIGMGFAICMIISLFIYPIWASDELHYSMASRFNKLSTSFQGKFNEYFTITNEKENKQETDGAYIEACKAVLNSKSNDEALANFAKWEPWHGKFGLNYPWNKYLEIGEYLRELGALVLSLQQCIQSPKQPTSMQRQTMKEPCEILIISVGFILKELGENMKKMNRCQAKTLLSPNLQSLNLQFTPLCSSSKIGGILQTDEVHLAVASFSFLLMQIVERVEILAKKVEELGELAEFSPPNPNAKYEFIS; encoded by the exons atgataaGCATTGCAAAGGGAGAAAACAAGAATGTATTTGTGTCATTTGTTTCCTCATTTCTTGAGGAAATGAAGACTAAAAGAGTGATCCATAGCATCAAAGTTGGGATGGCATTGGTTTTGGTTTCCCTTCTGTATTTGCTCAATCCTCTATTCAAGCAAGTTGGGGAAAATGCTATGTGGGCTATCATGACGGTGGTTGTCGTCTTCGAATTTTACACGG GCGCTACGTTAGGCAAAGGGATCAATCGTGGGATTGGAACTGTGTTAGGTGGTGGATTGGGGTGTTTGGCTGCTATCTTGGCTGATCAAATTGGAGGGATTGGCAATCATGTCACTGTCGGGTTTTcagtttttatctttg GGGCTGGAGCAACATATTGTAGAACGGTCCCAAGAATCAAGAGAAGGTATGATTACGGAGCCTTGATTTTCATGCTCACTTTCAACTTGGTGGTGGTTTCCGGGATCCGGGTGGAGAAGGTGGTGGAGCTGGCCCGTGACCGCCTCGCTACAATCGGCATGGGTTTCGCTATATGTATGATCATCAGTTTGTTCATATATCCCATATGGGCGAGTGATGAATTACATTACTCAATGGCTTCAAGGTTTAATAAACTTTCAACAAGTTTTCAAGGCAAGTTTA ATGAATATTTCACAATCACAAATGAGAAGGAAAACAAACAAGAGACTGACGGCGCTTACATCGAAGCTTGCAAGGCAGTTTTGAACTCTAAATCCAATGATGAAGCATTG GCAAATTTTGCAAAATGGGAGCCTTGGCATGGGAAATTTGGGCTAAATTATCCATGGAATAAATACTTGGAAATAGGAGAGTATCTAAGAGAACTTGGTGCACTGGTTCTTTCtttgcaacaatgtattcaatCTCCCAAGCAG CCAACATCAATGCAAAGGCAAACTATGAAGGAACCGTGTGAAATTTTGATTATATCAGTTGGATTTATATTGAAAGAGCTTGGAGAAAACATGAAGAAAATGAATCGTTGCCAAGCCAAGACTCTCCTATCTCCAAACCTGCAATCTCTGAATTTACAATTTACCCCACTATGTTCCTCATCCAAGATTGGTGGAATTCTTCAAACAGATGAAGTTCATCTTGCTGTTGCCAGCTTCAGTTTCTTGTTGATGCAAATCGTGGAAAGGGTCGAAATATTAGCCAAAAAAGTGGAAGAACTTGGGGAGTTGGCTGAATTTTCACCACCAAATCCCAATGCAAAGTATGAGTTCATTtcttga